A single genomic interval of Vairimorpha necatrix chromosome 5, complete sequence harbors:
- a CDS encoding zinc finger C2H2 domain-containing protein encodes MPHKKSNSKSKSQSRRKNKRSPGNAVIRIPKPKTIDRLNPKIRLKVPDLVTPYSHFLRYHQRELPYSDLDLYREMAARTEYYINRNRTALDYLVERAQQENYLLEREKTGLDYLAEMAKQENLLLDREKSGLEWLQELAKQESQQIEKQKTALECLQEIAAKESSMINSTMGESKMSDESLQVKNVNNTEVSKNNSNLNFSNTLTSSVESNSKSENGEIPTDTVEVLNHGDDSTAIRRFSDLPNSMFECTTRNGGNFYKCPYANCNKGFSKLSPIKRHYMIHTGIKPFKCWNKKCNRRFPRKDNMIKHFKYHCKGKKTVCYRFNSARRNITK; translated from the coding sequence ATGCCgcataaaaaatctaactCTAAATCAAAAAGCCAAAGTCgtagaaaaaacaaaaggAGTCCTGGAAACGCAGTCATAAGGATCCCCAAGCCAAAAACTATTGATCGGCTTAACCCAAAAATAAGATTAAAAGTACCAGATTTAGTGACACCATATAGCCATTTTTTGCGATATCATCAGAGAGAGTTACCGTACTCAGATTTAGATCTGTACAGAGAAATGGCTGCAAGAAcagaatattatataaacaGAAATAGAACAGCTTTGGACTATCTAGTAGAAAGGGCGCAACAAGAAAATTATCTGCTGGAAAGAGAAAAAACTGGTTTAGATTATCTGGCTGAAATGGCGAAACAAGAAAACTTATTACTAGACAGAGAAAAAAGCGGATTAGAATGGTTGCAAGAGTTGGCTAAACAAGAAAGTCAACAGATAGAAAAGCAAAAAACGGCCTTGGAGTGTCTACAAGAAATAGCCGCAAAAGAAAGTTCTATGATAAACAGCACAATGGGCGAATCAAAAATGTCAGATGAAAGTTTGCAGGTTAAAAACGTTAACAATACTGAAGTAAGCAAAAATAATAGCAATTTAAACTTTTCGAATACTTTGACTTCTTCTGTTGAATCAAATTCAAAATCAGAGAATGGTGAAATACCTACGGATACTGTCGAAGTGTTAAATCATGGAGATGATTCAACGGCCATAAGAAGATTTTCAGATTTGCCAAATAGTATGTTCGAATGTACTACAAGGAATGGCGgaaatttctataaatgTCCGTATGCAAATTGCAACAAGGGATTCTCCAAATTATCCCCTATAAAAAGACATTACATGATACACACAGGTATAAAACCATTCAAATGTTGGaacaaaaaatgtaatagGAGATTTCCAAGAAAAGATAATATGATAAagcattttaaatatcattGCAAAGGTAAAAAAACTGTTTGCTATCGATTTAATAGTGcaagaagaaatataacaaaataa
- a CDS encoding glucose-6-phosphate isomerase (pgi), producing the protein MKDLFKQDKDRINNFTREIKIDDEFIYFDFSKTHVNLESKKDYIQKIEESKIYEKIQDMFSGKKINYTENREVLHTILRNKDVIQAVKSSEPSNLDKNKKLVYDELNKIKNFSNDLNSKKLLGCTGKVINTIVNIGIGGSDLGPKMVCDTLSEYSQGDLQVHFISNIDATATIKVFKDINPETSLFIICSKTFTTLETIQNMKLAYKYMEKSFNNHKKSDIFEKHFVAVSSNIEEVKKYNIQNIFAMWDFVGGRYSLWSAVGLSIACYIGFTNFLEMLEGASLVDEEFKTNKGCANVEIFHAAIECFYSDRDYNNKCIVSYDQYMEKFYLYLQQAEMESNGKYSSDTNTGLIIWGGIGTDTQHSFFQLCHQGTRKILLEFLFPFKPLHNELVHHEMLLSNCFAQSRALMEGKEGRKGIDDFEGNRPSISIGYSKLCPKILGALIAHYEHKIFVQGVLWKINSFDQFGVTLGKSIATDLLKSIKGESETSYDESTNELLRRFKSVKNE; encoded by the coding sequence atgaaagATTTATTCAAACAAGATAAAGACcgtataaataattttactagggaaataaaaatagatgATGAGTTCATATACTTTGATTTTTCCAAAACACATGTAAATCTTGAATCTAAAAAGGactatatacaaaaaatagaagaatccaaaatatatgaaaaaattcaagACATGTTTTCtggtaaaaaaatcaattacACAGAAAACAGAGAAGTTTTACACACgattttaagaaataaagaTGTGATTCAAGCAGTAAAAAGTAGTGAACCAAGCaatttagataaaaataaaaaactcgTTTATGAcgaattaaataaaattaaaaatttttctaatgatctaaatagtaaaaaattacttgGGTGTACAGGTAAAGTGATAAATACAATAGTAAATATTGGTATAGGAGGAAGTGATCTAGGCCCGAAAATGGTATGCGACACTTTAAGTGAATATTCACAAGGCGATTTACAAGttcattttatttcaaatattGACGCTACTGCTActattaaagtttttaaagatattaaTCCAGAGACaagtttatttataatttgtaGTAAAACTTTTACTACGTTAGAGACTATACAAAACATGAAATTGGCTTACAAATACATggaaaaaagttttaataatCATAAGAAATCTGATATTTTTGAGAAACATTTTGTAGCTGTAAGTTCTAATATTGaagaagtaaaaaaatataatatacaaaatatttttgctATGTGGGATTTCGTAGGTGGACGATATTCTTTATGGTCTGCCGTCGGGTTGTCTATAGCCTGTTATATTGGATTTACAAATTTCCTAGAAATGCTCGAAGGTGCTTCATTAGTCGACGAAGAATTTAAAACCAATAAAGGCTGCGCCAATGTCGAGATATTTCATGCCGCGATAGAATGTTTTTATTCGGATCGtgattataataataaatgtatTGTCAGTTATGACCAATACAtggaaaaattttatttatatttacaacAAGCAGAGATGGAAAGCAATGGCAAATATTCTTCTGACACTAATACAGGACTTATTATATGGGGTGGAATAGGTACAGACACACaacattctttttttcaattatgtCATCAAGGGACTCGTAAGATATTATTAGAGTTTTTATTTCCATTTAAACCACTTCACAATGAATTAGTTCATCATGAAATGCTTCTTAGCAATTGTTTCGCACAATCTCGTGCACTTATGGAAGGTAAAGAAGGTAGAAAAGGTATTGATGATTTTGAAGGGAATAGGCCGTCTATTAGTATTGGGTATTCTAAATTGTGTCCTAAGATATTAGGAGCTTTGATAGCTCATTATGagcataaaatatttgtacaAGGTGTTTTATGGAAGATAAATTCATTTGACCAATTTGGCGTTACATTGGGCAAATCAATAGCGacagatttattaaaatcaattaaAGGAGAGAGTGAAACATCTTATGATGAAAGTACGAATGAATTGCTAAGAAGATTTAAGagtgtaaaaaatgaataa
- a CDS encoding N-alpha-acetlytransferase 50 (NAT5) — MSHQIEPKIIQNIFLEPISSHNINMARNINNILFPLRYSPSFYEHILGSTLSKGFFFKYKNVIIGICSFNIKNNTECYIMTFGILEMYRNMGLGSQCIKILEEYVVRQYRVTYLRLHVHTGNIKGINFYKKNSYKIIKIEEVYYKNIEPTSAYILYKYM, encoded by the coding sequence ATGTCTCATCAAATAGAGCCTAAAATAATtcagaatatttttttagagcCCATCTCTTCtcataatataaatatggCCAggaatattaataatatcttATTTCCTCTAAGATATTCTCCTTCTTTTTATGAGCATATTTTAGGGTCTACTCTATCTAAGGGAttcttctttaaatataaaaatgtcatAATTGGCATATGCtcatttaatattaaaaataatacgGAGTGTTATATTATGACATTTGGTATATTAGAAATGTACAGGAATATGGGACTAGGAAGTCAAtgcattaaaatattagaagaATATGTAGTGAGACAGTACAGGGTGACTTATCTGAGGCTGCATGTGCACACTGGGAATATTAAAGgaataaatttctataaaaagaattcttataaaattataaagatagaagaagtttattataaaaatatagagCCGACATCAGCCtacatattatataaatatatgtaa
- a CDS encoding Ran GTPase-activating protein 1 (rna1): MLYSLKNEEKKYEKKEDLQKILKYLENNQETIKELDLSSNVFLPDAMAELCKYIKKIKNLKTIILDGIFTTLTKEEMLECFKLISLSITGKDIILLDLSNNALSSELPIEFINLLSNLNSLKFLNIRNCGLGKKGGDIIGECFVNLKTKDNLEYLDIAQNRFFVFPEKLILGINSLKNLNVLKLEYNTIEKITMTKALEILKNHPLEILDIRDNFLNIEGCKILGEIFATWNIRELYMGDCLCQNEGILEFIKNANKKFTSMNLPGDCKEDNDIVLDISYNDWEQDCVEELTDFCDKYNIKKLIITGNFYEDESQLNKVMREYGGELVSQEEENEEEKKGEVDETLISMLKNIH; the protein is encoded by the coding sequence ATGTTGTACAGCTtgaaaaatgaagaaaaaaaatacgaaaaaaaagaagatctACAGAAAATACTTAAATACTTAGAAAATAATCAAGAAACTATAAAAGAACTAGACCTATCTTCAAACGTCTTCTTACCAGATGCAATGGCAGAACTCtgcaaatatataaaaaaaataaaaaatttaaaaacaataatactAGACGGAATATTCACTACTCTaacaaaagaagaaatgTTAGAATGTTTTAAACTCATTTCTTTATCTATAACAGGAAAAGACATCATTTTACTGGACTTAAGTAACAACGCTTTATCCTCCGAATTACCTATCgaatttataaacttaTTATCAAATCTCAATagtctaaaatttttaaacattcGAAATTGTGGATTGGGGAAAAAAGGTGGGGACATAATTGGAGAATGCTTTGTAAACTTGAAAACGAAAGATAACTTGGAATATTTAGACATCGCTCAGAATAGATTTTTCGTATTTCCCGAAAAACTCATTTTAGGTATAAACAgtctaaaaaatcttaatgTACTCAAACTTGAGTACAACACCAtcgaaaaaattacaatgaCGAAAgctttagaaatattaaaaaatcatccATTAGAAATATTGGATATTAGAGATAACTTCCTAAATATCGAAGgatgtaaaatattaggGGAAATATTTGCTACTTGGAACATAAGAGAACTTTATATGGGAGATTGTCTGTGTCAAAACGAAGGAATTcttgaatttataaaaaatgccaataaaaaatttacaagtATGAATTTACCAGGAGATTGTAAAGAAGATAATGATATTGTATTAGATATTAGTTATAATGACTGGGAACAAGATTGTGTTGAGGAGCTGACAGATTTCTgtgataaatataatattaaaaaactaataattACAGGGAATTTTTATGAGGACGAAAGTCAACTGAACAAAGTTATGAGAGAATATGGAGGAGAACTTGTGAGtcaagaagaagaaaatgaagaagaGAAAAAAGGAGAAGTAGACGAGACATTAATTAGTAtgctaaaaaatatacattaa
- a CDS encoding zinc finger C2H2 protein — protein MSSKKSDKWMKPDNLDETAGDVFADDRSSSDCDIRNEKNVNKSNQNHENGKHKRALPYGYSHEGSQKTGLDYLREIAEEESSKHKKSKMPLEYLIEEARNEYNKLKDSRGGKDISDEEWIKIRGKMIQKLRKMEVDQISRDITSFRQQNSSAETNKHVSEEKPRKKRECVARLEDDVSLDNVDEDNQAEVASTEEKFIRSYSEFPNSMFATVDRNGVKMFCCAKADCDVEFRTISQIKRHYLIHTDLKPVKCKRSKCKKIFGRRDNMLYHYRNNCKYRKKK, from the coding sequence ATGTCTAGTAAAAAATCAGACAAATGGATGAAACCAGATAATCTGGATGAAACGGCAGGCGATGTTTTTGCTGATGACAGGTCTAGTTCCGATTGTGACAttagaaatgaaaaaaatgtcaATAAGTCTAATCAAAATCATGAAAATGGTAAACATAAAAGGGCTTTACCATACGGCTATTCACATGAAGGAAGCCAAAAAACAGGTTTAGATTACTTAAGAGAAATAGCAGAAGAAGAAAGTtctaaacataaaaaaagcaaaatGCCATTAGAATATTTGATAGAAGAAGCACGAAATGAATATAATAAGCTAAAAGATTCTCGGGGCGGGAAAGATATATCAGATGAAGAATGGATTAAGATTCGAGGCAAAATGATccaaaaattaagaaaaatgGAAGTAGATCAAATAAGCAGGGATATAACCAGTTTTAGACAGCAAAATTCCTCTGCTGAAACAAATAAGCATGTCTCGGAAGAAAAACCAAGAAAGAAAAGGGAATGTGTAGCACGTTTAGAAGACGATGTCTCATTAGACAATGTAGACGAGGATAACCAGGCAGAAGTGGCTTCCACAGaggaaaaatttataagaagCTATTCAGAATTCCCAAACAGCATGTTTGCTACCGTAGATAGAAATGGAgtaaaaatgttttgttGTGCGAAAGCCGATTGCGATGTGGAGTTTCGAACAATAagtcaaataaaaagacaCTACTTAATTCACACTGATCTTAAACCAGTCAAATGTAAGAGATcaaaatgtaaaaagatatttgGAAGACGTGACAATATGCTCTACCATTATCGAAATAACTgcaaatatagaaaaaagaaGTAA
- a CDS encoding serine/threonine-protein kinase WNK3 has translation MNENNQEEVKNIPFENMLLDAEEVISRNEKGLPVYIEPEINISQDELRGIERYKKLGILLGEGGYKKVYKAVDQIEGKEVAWNEVKISQNDYANKEQNIFSKEISLLKKIKHPSILTILDYWFSKDNFIFITEIMSGGTLREYIGKIGEVNIKIIKKWAKQILEGLNYLHTQNPPIIHRDIKCENIFVDSSNGEVKIGDLGVAKERRLKRYTVVGTPQFMAREMFEGDGYNEKVDIYAFGMCLMEMATGLYPYKECDDSTDVYRSILQGVPPEALYNIRDPCLKNLILRCLVLEKDRLDASAALSHHFLDFNSDCPGDCIPKESILVKPLTTPGYDMEISLIGFKGDVIIFQLFFMSEAKFIKFDFNTKEDTIETLANEMLNENVVEYSKKEVLIKMLTRGLERAIERRETEEQIKDFIKNEEEQIQDLVKADDEAELVNTDNINFINSSKIPENTINTINEINTTNNINEINTTNEINTTNNINTTNEIKDTIFTDNTVEIEISNLKLKNTEEDTVQSNEEMTCKTMVYPNKKYESNIFIEEFCNDAAEITRRSQETANNWIKILRSNDIYNTTDLKVLVEEDWDKLGLSVFISRAMKNMLYGLEQHPLKERQLPDNIKIKMYDGEMSIGDFLLEITDICNKKECLTIWENKLLAQDIRTVEELKSLHQEDWDRLGLSIFSYRVLKNIIFRKGKFV, from the coding sequence ATGAATGAAAATAACCAAGaagaagtaaaaaatattccttTTGAAAATATGTTACTTGACGCCGAAGAAGTCATTTCCCGAAATGAAAAGGGTCTTCCTGTTTATATTGAGccagaaataaatatttctcaAGATGAATTACGAGGAATagaaagatataaaaaattaggaATTTTATTAGGCGAAGGAGGATATAAGAAAGTTTATAAGGCTGTTGATCAAATAGAAGGAAAAGAAGTTGCATGGAATGAAGTTAAAATTTCCCAAAATGATTATGCAAATAAAGAacagaatatttttagtaaagAGATTTCTTTACTTAAAAAGATCAAGCACCCGTCAATTTTGACAATTTTAGATTATTGGTTTtctaaagataattttatttttattactgAGATTATGTCTGGTGGGACACTTAGAGAATATATTGGGAAGATAGGAGaagtaaatattaaaattataaagaaatggGCCAAGCAAATTTTAGAAggattaaattatttgcaTACGCAGAATCCTCCTATAATTCACAGAGATATAAAATGTGAGAATATTTTCGTAGATTCGTCAAATGGAGAAGTGAAAATTGGCGATCTTGGAGTAGCAAAAGAAAGAAGATTAAAAAGGTACACTGTGGTAGGCACACCCCAGTTTATGGCCAGAGAGATGTTTGAGGGAGATGGGTACAATGAGAAAGTTGATATTTACGCATTTGGAATGTGCCTCATGGAAATGGCCACTGGTCTGTACCCGTACAAGGAATGTGATGATTCTACAGATGTTTACAGGTCGATTTTACAGGGAGTCCCCCCTGAGGCGCTTTACAATATTCGAGACCCTTGTCTTAagaatttgattttaagaTGTTTAGTCCTTGAAAAAGACAGACTTGACGCCAGTGCGGCCTTGAGTCATCATTTCCTTGATTTTAATTCTGACTGCCCAGGGGACTGCATTCCTAAGGAGTCCATTTTAGTGAAGCCCCTTACTACTCCTGGCTATGATATGGAGATTTCTCTTATTGGTTTTAAAGGAGATGTCATAATTTTccaattatttttcatgTCTGAGGCcaaatttattaagtttgattttaataCCAAAGAAGATACAATTGAGACATTAGCCAATGAAATGTTAAATGAGAATGTGGTAGAATATTCCAAGAAAGAAgtacttataaaaatgttaacTAGGGGATTAGAAAGGGCCATAGAAAGAAGAGAGACCGAAGAACAAATAAAAgactttataaaaaacgaagAGGAACAAATACAAGATTTAGTTAAGGCCGATGACGAGGCGGAATTAGTAAATAcagataatattaattttataaatagttCAAAGATACCAGAGAATACGATAAATACGATAAATGAGATTAATACgacaaataatataaatgagATTAATACGACAAATGAGATTAATACgacaaataatataaatacgaCAAATGAGATTAAAGATACAATATTTACAGATAATACAGTGGAAATAGAAATaagtaatttaaaattaaagaatacAGAAGAAGACACAGTACAGTCAAATGAAGAAATGACGTGTAAGACGATGGTCTACCCAAACAAGAAATACGagtcaaatattttcatagaAGAATTTTGTAATGACGCGGCAGAGATCACCCGGAGATCTCAGGAGACTGCGAATAATTggatcaaaattttaagatctAATGATATTTACAATACCACAGATCTCAAAGTTCTAGTAGAAGAAGACTGGGACAAATTAGGCCTCTCAGTCTTCATCTCCAGGGCtatgaaaaatatgctTTATGGACTTGAGCAGCACCCCCTGAAGGAAAGGCAGCTGCCTGACAATATtaagataaaaatgtatGACGGAGAAATGAGTATTGGTGATTTCCTTCTAGAAATTACAGAcatttgtaataaaaagGAATGCCTTACTATTTGGGAGAATAAATTACTAGCCCAAGATATCCGGACAGtagaagaattaaaaagtcTCCATCAGGAAGATTGGGACAGATTAGGGTTGTCTATATTTTCGTATAGGGTTCTTaagaatataatatttagaaaaggCAAATTCgtataa